From one Trifolium pratense cultivar HEN17-A07 linkage group LG1, ARS_RC_1.1, whole genome shotgun sequence genomic stretch:
- the LOC123894722 gene encoding uncharacterized protein LOC123894722: MASANSQPVFRDGGSSNKPPLFSGEYFDFWKIRMKAHLEAQGDGMWKAVVEGPFVPMSVVNGVGTPKIQSSWDEDDKKKVLNDKKAINILQSALSMDEFFRISTCETAKEIWDTLVETHEGTVEVKRSRLNTLSQEYELFTMQPGESILNLQKRFVHLTNHLKALGKTLTNDELNLKVFRSLTREWQPKVTAISEKKSLSTMTSATLFGKLQEYETELRRLEKHENQEKKSKGIALKVDSKEDGKDNPEEDKDFMHLVKRVGKFLINNDNSNFVKKKKFFDKKEASTSTQNIICYECGQQGHIKTDCPNLAKKESEEYANLALMASHHSDDESEEVSSKSSSYNNDYQGAINELLNECKILYKTVSTQKKQILSLEEKIDTMEKNFENEKQSYIEREKQNFTCKECDSLSFQIVQLKRVLERYEKGQVGLDNILSQQRFSNDKSGLDYSNFDKPSTSKTIFVKAIDQSTKEKVNKAPKVHHYPKKRFSKKKSYIPRYRSNFVPTYFYCGISGHTPNACYVRNIGVPNGEYIWIKKGTNPRGPKEKWVPRKYY, from the exons ATGGCTTCCGCAAATTCACAACCAGTTTTTAGAGATGGTGGTAGCAGTAACAAGCCCCCATTGTTCAGTggtgaatattttgatttttggaaaATTCGTATGAAGGCACATTTAGAAGCACAAGGAGATGGTATGTGGAAAGCCGTTGTTGAAGGACCATTTGTTCCTATGAGTGTTGTAAATGGTGTAGGCACACCCAAAATCCAAAGTTCATGGGATGAGGATGAtaagaaaaaagtactcaaCGACAAAAAGGCAATCAATATACTTCAAAGTGCACTTAGCATGGATGAATTTTTCCGTATTTCAACATGTGAAACAGCAAAGGAAATATGGGATACATTGGTGGAAACTCATGAAGGAACCGTTGAAGTTAAAAGATCTAGATTGAACACCTTGAGTCAAGAATACGAATTATTCACAATGCAGCCTGGAGAATCAATCCTCAACTTGCAAAAAAGATTCGTGCATTTGACAAATCATTTAAAAGCACTTGGTAAGACTCTTACTAATGATGAACTTAATCTTAAAGTGTTTAGATCTTTAACCAGGGAATGGCAACCAAAAGTGACGGCAATATCCGAGAAGAAAAGTCTATCCACAATGACTTCTGCAACGCTGTTCGGAAAACTTCAAGAATATGAGACAGAACTTAGAAGACTTGAAAAGCATGagaatcaagaaaaaaaatctaaagggATTGCATTAAAGGTTGATTCCAAGGAAGATGGAAAAGATAATCCGGAGGAAGACAAGGACTTCATGCATCTTGTAAAACGGGTAGGTAAATTTCTTATTAATAATGATAATTCTAACTTtgtgaaaaagaagaaattttttgACAAGAAGGAAGCATCTACATCCACACAAAATATCATTTGTTATGAATGTGGGCAACAAGGACACATAAAGACGGATTGTCCAAATCTTGCAAAGAAAG aGAGCGAAGAATATGCAAATCTTGCACTAATGGCATCACATCATTCTGATGATGAAAGTGAAGAGGTTAGTAGTAAATCTTCTTCTTATAATAATGATTATCAAGGTGCTATTAATGAATTACTTAATGAATGTAAAATTCTATATAAAACGGTGTCaacacaaaagaaacaaattttatcTCTTGAAGAAAAGATTGACACCAtggaaaagaattttgaaaatgaaaaacaaagttatatTGAAAGAGAAAAACAGAATTTTACATGCAAAGAGTGTGATTCACTTTCCTTCCAAATTGTCCAATTGAAAAGAGTTCTTGAAAGATATGAAAAAGGACAAGTTGGATTGGACAATATCCTTAGTCAACAAAGATTTTCTAATGATAAAAGTGGACTTGATTATTCTAATTTTGACAAACCAAGTACAAGTAAAACTATCTTTGTTAAGGCAATTGATCAATCCACCAAAGAGAAAGTGAATAAAGCACCAAAAGTTCATCATTATCCTAAGAAAAGATTTTCTAAAAAGAAATCCTATATTCCTAGATATAGAAGTAATTTTGTTCCTACTTATTTTTATTGTGGTATAAGTGGCCATACTCCTAATGCTTGCTATGTAAGGAACATTGGTGTTCCTAATGGGGAGTATATATGGATAAAGAAAGGAACTAACCCAAGAGGACCCAAAGAAAAATGGGTACctagaaaatattattaa
- the LOC123922824 gene encoding putative serine/threonine-protein kinase, with product MKFSIFSCFSSQNNNNKNDYPEAENDGSFRVFTYHQLKLATGNFGNKIGEGGFGSVYKGRLVDGSSVAVKVLSIEIESMRGEREFVAELATLANIKHQNLVSLKGCCVEGAKRYLVYDYMENNSLHHTFLGSEDRRMRFSWEARRNISIGVASGVSYLHEELKPHIVHRDIKAKNILIDRNFTPKVSDFGLAKLMRDETSYISTKVAGTLGYLAPEYASSGQLRRKSDVYSFGVLLLQIVTGLAVVDAYTDIERFIVEKAWAAYEANDLLRIVDAVLNTNYSAEEAIKFLKVGLLCVQETAKLRPRMSEVVEILTNNIDTMKDVHISKPGFVADLRNIRIKQHMTTDSPQGSSSSGTSFASSVWSVKNLAR from the exons ATGAAGTTctcaattttttcttgtttctcttctcaaaataacaacaacaaaaacg ATTACCCCGAGGCAGAGAATGATGGAAGCTTTCGTGTATTTACTTATCATCAATTGAAATTAGCTACTGGTAATTTTGGTAACAAGATTGGAGAAGGTGGATTTGGCTCTGTTTATAAG GGGAGGCTCGTGGATGGATCTTCTGTGGCAGTGAAAGTGCTTTCTATTGAGATTGAATCGATGCGAGGAGAGAGGGAATTTGTTGCAGAATTGGCTACACTAGCAAATATAAAGCACCAAAATCTTGTTAGCCTTAAAGGGTGTTGTGTTGAAGGGGCAAAAAGATATTTAGTCTATGATTACATGGAAAACAATAGCCTCCATCACACTTTCTTAG GTTCTGAGGATAGAAGGATGAGATTCAGTTGGGAAGCAAGGAGGAATATATCAATAGGTGTGGCTTCTGGAGTTTCCTATCTCCATGAGGAGTTGAAGCCTCATATAGTACACAGAGACATCAAAGCCAAAAATATACTCATTGACAGAAATTTTACACCAAAAGTTTCCGATTTTGGTTTGGCCAAATTAATGAGAGATGAAACATCTTACATTAGCACTAAAGTTGCGGGGACATT GGGTTATTTGGCTCCAGAATATGCTAGTTCAGGACAACTAAGAAGAAAATCAGATGTTTATAGCTTTGGAGTATTGCTTTTACAAATTGTTACTGGCTTGGCTGTTGTTGATGCTTATACAGATATTGAACGTTTCATTGTAGAAAAG GCTTGGGCAGCTTATGAGGCCAATGATCTATTAAGAATAGTGGATGCTGTGCTTAATACAAACTATTCAGCAGAAGAAGCCATAAAATTCCTCAAAGTTGGATTACTTTGCGTGCAAGAAACTGCAAAACTTAGACCACGAATGTCAGAGGTTGTAGAAATATTGACCAACAATATTGATACTATGAAGGATGTTCACATTTCAAAACCAGGATTTGTTGCTGATCTCAGAAACATCAGAATAAAACAACACATGACAACAGACTCGCCGCAAGGATctagttcttcaggaacaagCTTTGCAAGCTCCGTTTGGAGTGTTAAAAATCTCGCTCGTTGA